The genomic interval CAGCATGACGGTTGCGCCAGTGGTGCCTGCAGTTGCAGCAGAGCCCAGGACAGAGACGATCATGATCAGTACGTAATCCATGATGCTCAAGTCAATGCCGTAGAACTGTGCCACGAAGATAGCGGCAACAGCTGGGTAGACAGCAGCGCAGCCGTCCATCTTGCTGGTCGCACCCAGTGGGATAGCAAAGGAAGCGTACGCAGATGGAACACCCAAGGACTGCTCAGTAACGCGCTGGGTAACTGGCATAACGCCCATGGAGGAACGGGTAACAAAGCCAAGGCTTGTGACAGGCCAAACGCGCTTGAAGAATCCAAGAACAGGAATTCCATTGAGCTTCAGCACGACTGGGTAGATAACGAACATGACGATTGCCAGACCAACGTAGATCGCAAGAACAAACTTGCCCAGGGATCCAAGTGCAGACCAACCGTAGGTAGCAACAGCATTACCGATCAGCGCAGCGGAACCAATTGGAGCCAGGCGAATAATCCACCACAACACGATCTGGATGATCTTGAGGAAGGACTCGGTGAACTTCAAGAAAGGCTCGGCGGACTTGCCAGCCTTCAGAGCTGCAACACCAATCGCAATGGAGATAACCAGGATCTGCAGCACGTTGAAGGACAGGTTCACACCAGAGTTCTCACTGTAAGAACCGGAAAGTCCCAGAATGTTTGATGGAATAACGGACTGGATAAAGCCCAGCCAGCTGCCCACGCGAGAAGGATCAGCAGCATTAGATGCGTCGACAGTGGATCCAACACCAGGCTGCATAATCAGCGCTACGGCGATACCCGCGAGCACAGAGAAGAATGCAGTAATGGCGAACCACACCAAGGTGGAAACAGCCAGGCGAGCAGCGTTAGCTACCTCGCGCAACTTTGCCACACTGGTAACCACTGCAGCGAACACCAGTGGTGGAACCATAACTTTAAGTAGAGAAACATAAGCAGAACCGACGCCGCTAAGAAGACCGGTAAGCCAGCTTGCTTCACCGTCTGCAGCGCCGCTGTCCATGCCTCGGGCGACAAGGCCGAGAATAAGACCAAGAATGAGGCCGGCGATAACCTGGGCACCAAAGCCAGTCATCCAGCCGGGAAGGCCGAAACGGCCCTTCTGTGCGGTGGCGTTAGCCATGGGTAGCACTCCTTGCGTTTAGCGGTTGAATTGAATTCATTAACTGTAACGCTGTAGACAGGAATTTATTGCATTAGTGTGACCAAATTAACCGAAGCTGTCTATAAAGATTAAACAGATCTGTCTATTTTTATACCATAACAGCAGGTCAGGGGAATTATGATCAAATAGACCCATAAGTCTAGTTTTCACCCCCGCAACCACGCGCTGACCGAAAACGAGAGAAAACTGTCACGCTCTTCAAAGATAAATATGCTATTGAAGCCCCTTAGAAAAATGCACAAAAAAATTGGGGCCCTCCAGAAATTCTGGAAAGCCCCAACTGATTCAACTGCCGCTAAAACTAGTCGGTAATCGCATCCAAAGGTGGTGTCCTAGATGCCTTGACTGCCGGCCACAGCGCGGCGATAACACCGACTACAGCGGAACCAACAAGCATCAGTCCGACCTGACCCCACGGGATACTAACCGCAGCGTCTAGTCCTTCGCCTGACATCACTGTCACAAAGGCCCAGCCCAGACCAAGACCAATCGCGATACCAATCACAGCACCGTAGATGGCGATCTGAACAGATTCTAAGGTGATCATGGTGCGGACCTGTCCGCGCTTCACGCCAACTGCGCGGAGCATACCGATCTCCTGGCGACGCTCGATCACATTCAGTGCCAGGGTGTTGATGATGCCGATGATGGCAACAATGACAGACAGAGCAAGCAGCGCGTACAGAATGTTCATCATGGTGTCGATCATCGCAACCGTTTCACCAGCGAACTCGGTTGCTGATTTCACAGAGATGACAATGTAATCAGCGACTGCGTCTTCCAAGTTGGTGCGCAGTTGTTCCTTATCAAAGCCTTCTTCGCCTACCACCAGCATCATCTGAGGAACAGCAGTGTCTGCCGCTGGTGTATCAGCCAAGGAACTTTCGGAGATGATCATATTTCCGATGGCGTCGTTTCCGGTGAAGGTACCGATCAACTCGATATCGCCGATGGTCTGCCCCATTGATTCAAGCTGCAGAGTATCGCCTACTGCCCAGCCGTTTTCATCAGCAAACGTCTGGTTAGTCACAACACCTGGGTTGCTCAAGTCGAGGGAGCCATCAATGCTTTCTGTGCTGATGACCTTGCTCAGGTCGCCGTCAGCGACAAAGGTTACAGACTGGCCCAGCTGGCTGTATGAAGCCTGACCGTTCACCGAGGCAGAGTTCATGGAAACGAGCACGACATCGGCAACGCCCTCAGCATCGCGAACATCATTGACAGATTCCTTCGGCATGGTGATGGAACCGTTGGTTGGTCCCTGCAGGATGTAATCTGCGGTGTACTGCTCCGCCATCATGTCGGAGACTGCGTCCTTCATGGTTGCAGAAAGCATGCCAATTGCAGTCACTAAGGCAATGCCCAACGTCAGTGCGAACGCTGTAGTTGCGGTACGGCGAGGGTTTCGCTTGGAGTTGGTCGCAGCAAGGCTTCCAACGCTGCCAAACGGTGCACCGATAACCTTGCCCAGGCCACCCACCACAGGCATGGAGAGCGCTGGTGAGAAGAGGAACGTACCCACGATGACAAACAGTGCACCAATGCCCACCAGGATGGAACGAGTAGCGGTGGAAGAATCAGTCATCATCGCACCGGCAATCGCAAAGATGATGCCGAGTGCTAGAACGATGCCACCGGTGATCGTGCGCCCCATCATGGAACGCATAGTGGTGGTTTCCATGTTGCGCATCGCTTCAACAGGCTTAACCTCACCTGCACGACGAG from Corynebacterium glutamicum ATCC 13032 carries:
- a CDS encoding dicarboxylate/amino acid:cation symporter, whose translation is MANATAQKGRFGLPGWMTGFGAQVIAGLILGLILGLVARGMDSGAADGEASWLTGLLSGVGSAYVSLLKVMVPPLVFAAVVTSVAKLREVANAARLAVSTLVWFAITAFFSVLAGIAVALIMQPGVGSTVDASNAADPSRVGSWLGFIQSVIPSNILGLSGSYSENSGVNLSFNVLQILVISIAIGVAALKAGKSAEPFLKFTESFLKIIQIVLWWIIRLAPIGSAALIGNAVATYGWSALGSLGKFVLAIYVGLAIVMFVIYPVVLKLNGIPVLGFFKRVWPVTSLGFVTRSSMGVMPVTQRVTEQSLGVPSAYASFAIPLGATSKMDGCAAVYPAVAAIFVAQFYGIDLSIMDYVLIMIVSVLGSAATAGTTGATVMLTLTLSTLGLPLAGVGLLLAIEPIIDMGRTATNVTGQALVPAIVAKREGILDQDVWDAAEKGGAAIEMATVSEKETEPAEVRS
- a CDS encoding ABC transporter permease; the encoded protein is MNSGSTMRRISLRNIGAHKVRLFLTVLAVVLGTSFVSGAMMFTNALSSTFDEAIASSFDGVDVVVSPNGASEVQGVPVETVESLREDSRINHLNINGSQTVVLADADSKAIQTTGGSSLSIYYSADDAVAQAPELAEGEAPTGTEEVLASKAGAEANGLGVGDQILVVDSSGRYNVTITGLTTTETDSATALNLQMSEAGYLERYTDGATVPSVMLSAADGTTPQELVDALAAELGSNFDVETGEALVEQATGMITQALSFVQYFLVAFGLIALLVGTFIIANTFSMIVAQRMREFALLRALGAAPGQITRSVVLEATIVGLFGSALGVLGGMGLVAIISAVLNNLGMPMGSSVGLTPSAVVTALVLGTVVTIVSAWAPARRAGEVKPVEAMRNMETTTMRSMMGRTITGGIVLALGIIFAIAGAMMTDSSTATRSILVGIGALFVIVGTFLFSPALSMPVVGGLGKVIGAPFGSVGSLAATNSKRNPRRTATTAFALTLGIALVTAIGMLSATMKDAVSDMMAEQYTADYILQGPTNGSITMPKESVNDVRDAEGVADVVLVSMNSASVNGQASYSQLGQSVTFVADGDLSKVISTESIDGSLDLSNPGVVTNQTFADENGWAVGDTLQLESMGQTIGDIELIGTFTGNDAIGNMIISESSLADTPAADTAVPQMMLVVGEEGFDKEQLRTNLEDAVADYIVISVKSATEFAGETVAMIDTMMNILYALLALSVIVAIIGIINTLALNVIERRQEIGMLRAVGVKRGQVRTMITLESVQIAIYGAVIGIAIGLGLGWAFVTVMSGEGLDAAVSIPWGQVGLMLVGSAVVGVIAALWPAVKASRTPPLDAITD